AATGAAAATGGAATTGAGGTTAAAATATTTGGATTAGTGCCGGAAACGATGATTGTTATGCCTGTAGTTGGACAGCATCAACTTGGTAATGTTTTGGCCGGCATTTTAACGGCTATTGTCCTTGGAAAAAAATGGCCGGAAATTCAATTAAAACTTCAAAATATCAGGATGGTTAAACAAACGATGGAAAAATATACTACCGCGCAAGGCGCATTGGTTATCAACGATTCTTATAATGCCAACGTAAGTGGGGTTATCGCGGCGATAGAAAATCTAAAATCTTTTTCGCAATCCCAAAAAATTGTTATTTTAACGCCGATGATTGAATTGGGAAGTGACTCGGCAACCGCGCACGAGCAAGTGGGGGCCGTGCTAGCTAGGGTTGCGACGCGTGTTTATTATACCGGGACGGATTTTAAAAATGAACTCTTGGCGGGCGCTAAATTAGTAAATCCCGATTTCAAAATTAAAACTCAGACGCAAGCAAGTGAAATTATTAAAGATCTGTATCCTGTCCTCGGAAATGACGCGGTTGTACTGCTAGAGGGCCGTGTTCCGAAATTAATTCGAGAATCATTGCATACAAAATGATTGCTATTTCCCTCGCTCCAAATTTTGAAACAAAGGACGCTTTATTGGCACTGAAACAGCTGTTTTTGCCATGGCGTTGGCGTAAAGGTACTGCCAATCAAAGATTGGTCGCTAAATTACAAGCAATACTTGGCAGGAAGGAAATTTATACGGTTAATAGCGCGCGTTGGGGACTATATTTATTGCTTCAGAATTTGCGTCTTGAGAAAGATACGGAAGTTTTATTGCAGGCGTTTACTTGCGTCTCCGTTCCAGGCCCGGTGCTCTGGAATAATTTGAAACCGGTTTACGTTGATATTCTGGAAAGAGAATTAACAATGGATCCTCTTGATCTGGAGCGAAAAATTACAGCTAAAAGTCGGGTAATTATTGTTCAACACACTTTTGGCATACCGGCTCGGATGGACGAAATAATGACGATTGCCAAGAAACACAACTTAATTGTGATCGAGGATTGCGCACATACGCTTGGAGGGAAACATCGCGATAAGCTTTTGGGCACGATTGGTGACGCCTCAATTTTTAGTTTTGGTCGCGACAAAGCAATCTCAAGTGTTTTTGGTGGTGCAATTATGGTTAATAATCAAAAAGTGTTTACTAGTATTAAGTCTGCTGTGGCAGAATTGCCATTGAGTAAAAACGGGTGGGTTCTCCAGCAACTGATGCATCCGATTTTGTTTGAGTTGATTATTAAGCCATTATATTTCACGGCGCAGATCGGAAAGATAAAATTAGTCTTCGCTCAGAAGGTCGGTCTGCTTTCTAAAGCCATCGCGTCACATGAAAAGTCTGGCGGTAAGCCCGCTTTTGAATGCGCAAAATTATCAAACGCGTTGGCGGAACTGGCCTGTTTTCAATTAAGCCGGTTAGAGGCATTTAACGCGCGTCGTCGCGAAATCGTTGAAATATACAACAAGGAATTACACCAATCTGGTTTTGATGGACAGAGTTTATTGCGTTATCCGATTTTTGTTGATGAACCGCGAAAATTGTTATTAGCGGCTCGCAAAGAAAAGATTTTGCTAGGGGACTGGTATGAAGTGATTGCGCCAAAAGACACGGATCTAAAGGCCGTACAATATGTCGCGGGTTCTTGTCCAGTGGCGGAATCGGTCGCTAAGAGAGAGATAAATTTACCGACCTACTACACGCTAAAAAACAGTGACCTAAAGAAAATCGTGGAGTTTACTTTAAGGACTGTCCCTAAAGTAAACGGCTACTTTAGGGACAGTCCTTAAAGTGTTAAACCTATGCAAATAAAAGAAATCACGAGTAAGTCGGACTGGGAAGGATTCTTGATAACCCAAAACTCCAACACGTTTTTACATGGTTGGAATTATGGTGTAATGCAGGAAAAACTCGGCGAAAAAGTAATTCGTTTTGGGTGTTACGAAAATGATGTTCTTGTTGGTGTTGCGATGGGTGTTTCGGTTACGGCAAGACGCGGTAAATTTTTGTTTTGCCCGCATGGCCCGATCGTTGTAAATAATGATTCTGAAAAAACGGAAGCTTTAATTTTGGCATTAAAGAAATCTGCGCAAGAAATCAGCTCGGCGTTTTTGCGGATCAGTCCGTTAGAATTGCAGGATGGTAAAAACGCCGAACTCTATAAAAAACTGGGGATGCGACCGGCACCGATGCATATGCACGCCGAAACGATGTGGGTTTTGGATATTAAACCTTTCGAAGAAGATTTAATGAAGGGAATGCGTAAAACAACTCGGAATTTAGTGCGTCGTGCCGAGCGCGATGGTGTAAAAATTCGCATCAGTCGTGACGCAAAAGATTTGGATGTTTTTGAACAGCTGTACAAAGAAACAGCGGACCGCGAGAACTTTGTTGGATTTTCACGCAAATATTTGGAGGCGGAATTTAACGCGCTGGTGAATGACGGGCAAGTTTTCATCGCTTTAGCGGAATATCAGGGCGATGTAATTTCCACAGCTCTTATTACTGTTTACGGCAATACCGGTTTTTATCATCAGGGCGCGTCAACGCGCAAACATGCGAAAGTGCCGGGTGCGTATCTGCTCCAGTGGGAAATTATTCGCGAATTAAAGCGTCTTGGGATTCAGCGTTATAACTTTTGGGGTATCTCTGATGATATAAAACACCCTTGGGCGGGCTTATCGCTCTTCAAGCAGGGTTTTGGCGGTTATCGAGAAGATTACCTGCACGCACAGGATCTGCCACTAAAACCGTCATATTGGCTAACATACATAATCGAGCAAATAAGACGCAAAAAACGGGGGTATTGACATGAATCTAGTCTGGTAGTAGGGTTACATCTTGTTGTTTACAATCTACGTTGTGTTTGTGTTTCTTTTTCAAGGAGGTGTTCCATGGACACCGGAATTGTGGCTATCGTGGTTGGGGTAATCGGTGCGGGTTTGTTTTTGATCGGTGCCCTTGTCTGGGCTGGGAGTCGTGTCTCTAAAGGTTGGACCGGTCGAGACACGGTGATTGTGATCATAATGGTCGTATTGGTGATTCCTGTCGCAGTCGTCGCCCCTGGAGTGATTGTTCGATGGCAAGTTGCTCACGATGCAACTAGCACAATCGCGAAATAATGCGACTAATTCGTTGTGGTTGATTCAGAATAGGTAACACCTGTTCTGTTTTTTTATTTCTTTGTTTATCCACTTTAAGGGTTACCCTTAAAGTACTTTCTCACCACGATATCTCCTTGATATCCAAACAGTTCCGAAAAACTTTTTTCCGATTCTAGTTTATATTCATCCGATACTGATAGTTTTGAACCTCCGAAACCGGTTGTGTCCACCGCCCAAATTACATCCGGTTTTTCTTGAAATATTTCGGGGCCGACAATATCATCTTTTGTTAGAATCGGTCCGCCACTGAAATGGGAAAGTTCGCCTGTTTCAGAATATAAACGCGGTGGCGTAATCTCCCCTTGCCCCGCTCTGATGAGCGAGGCTCGCCCAGATGGGCGGCCCTCTTTATTAAAGAAGGGAACGCTTGAGTGAAACAAGACCGAAAAATAGACAAAACTGGAACTAACAAGGATTGGTTCGTTTTGATTGGCATTTTGTCGGAGATATTGTACGGCCGTGACTGTTCCGGGGTGATCTTGAAAATGCAGTGATGTCCAGAATTGATTGACTGTATAAAAGCCATATCCGGCTATTATTAGCGCCACAACGGAACTAATATAAAACTTTTTTGGTAATAACGAAATACTGCGGGCAAGCAAGATAATTAATGGAATAGACGCAAAAACAAAGTAGCGGTCTTGGTAGATACTTGTTCCGCGTGATAGATACCACGCGCCAAGAAATGGAATAATGAATGATGAAACAAGAAGCCAGTCGCCTTTTTTTCGACCAAATAATAGAGGAATAATTAATAATAAGGCAACCAAGACGGTGCAAATTATTGCGGTTTGATGAGAGAAATCACTTACTCCACCCAAGAGAAGGCGGGACATTGTGTTTGGAATCGACCAATCGTTCATCGGCGGAATCCAGTAGCTTTGTTGGACTTGGGCACGCTGTTTCAGGAAAGTTGTAAGCCAGGGCAGAAAAATGAGAACGGATAAAATCATACCGGATACTAATGACCATGTGTTGGCACTGCGAAGAGTCACTAATGGTTTTTTAACAAGACGCAATATTAAATATCCGCCGATAAAAATAAAAATTCCCACGATGCTAAACAGGGCAAAGTAGTGGACATGAAATAACGCACCGATCAAAAGTCCTAAAATGATTCCGTCTCGCCAAATTTTTTTCGTCTCGGTTTGTTGTGCCGTCTTAATCATATATACCAACGCAAAACAGAGAATTAGCGTACCGAGAGTGTACATTCTGGTTTCCCATGCGTATTGCACTTGAAAGGCGGAGACAGACGTTAAAAGGGCGCCAATAATCCCAACGCGTCTTGAGTTGAATAAAACTTTACCAGAAAAATAAACACCAAGGACTGTGGCGAAGGAAAGCAGTACGGAAAGAAGACGCAACCAAAATAAACTCACGTCTATTCCAAGTATGTGGAGAGGCGCGTTCCATAACCAAAGAATTAAGTAATAAAGAATCGGATGCACATCAGCGGCGGCGCGCTGTAAAAATTCCAGAAATGGGAATTGGATGAGACGCCACGAAAAGGCTTCGTCAAACCAAAGGGAACGGTCGGTGAGATGGGTAAGGCGGATAAGGAATGCAGACAGAAGAATGATGAACAGCGTGAAAGTAGTTATCAAGTTGTGCGCGTCGCGTTTCCCTCCCTTATTCAAGGGAGGGAGAGGGTGGGTTAGGAATGGGATCGCGCAAAACTTTCTTAATCCCTCCCAACCTCCCTTTGGTAAAGGGAGGAGACGACGCGACACCATTTTCACGGCTTTAATCCAAAAACAATCATTGTCGTTTCTTCGAACTGGTTTTTAGTACGCATTAATTCTTTTATTTCCGGATGTTTGTTTATGTATCGCTCAGCGTCGGGCAGAGTGGATTGATTGAAGATTATTACATCACCTTGTTGAATGGTGGTTGTTTCACACTTTTCCGGTTTTAACAAAATATATGGGTAATTATATTTTGTCGTAAGAAAGTGAACGGTTTGTACAGAAAACTCGTCTAAAACCAGATATGATCTTCCGGAATTGAGTTTCGCGCGTTGGTTAAGATAATTACTCACTGTTGTTAAATCACTGCGGTATTCGTACCAGTATTTTGGCAGGGAAGCAGAGACGCCAAAATAGAGAAATAAATCATAAACACATGTTAGTGCCAAGAGAATCAATAATGCACCCATGGCAATTCTGCGAGCGTTGAGTGATGGTAATCTTTTTAGTCGATGAATAAACCATGCTCCACCGATTCCCGCGAGCCAAAAAACGACGGGGATTTCGCCAATTGAACGAAGACCATGGGGAATTCCTTCTGCTGTCGCGACGGCCGGTACCAGCATTATTGCTAACAACAAAAGCATAATAAAAAAGGCGAGAGTTTGTCCTGTGTGTCTTCCGCGAAGTAGGCGATGAAGGTATTGAATAGAACGAATTAGTGCGATTATTATGCCGATTAAGCCAAAGACAGCGGGAATTGGTGACAGAAATGGATAACCGGGCACATTGTGACGAGGATTAACATCACCGGCGGTGAAAAAAGCCAATATGCTTTTTTCCAGTACATCAGTTGCCGTACCGAGTAAGTTTCCTTTATTGATATCCGGATTAAGGATTGAAACTTGCCCCGATCGACCGGCAAAAGACCCAGGGTGATTGTTGAAATATGCAAAAAGCGGGGTCATAGTAACGACCGCTGATAAAAATAGCGCAACTATTGCTCCGCGATACATTTTAAAGCCGAAAAGACGAGGTTTCCTAAGTAAACTTTGCAGTAGTAAGACAACGGCAACAATCACGATAACGCCCACGAATGCGCGAAAAGCGATATATGTGTACCAACCTAATCCAAAGGACACACCACAACCGATGGCTTGCCAAATTCGCGTCTTTGGATTTTTAGTTTGAAAAAGTCCCATAAAAAAATAAACCGTAAGGGCCATAAATAAAGGAATAGTGATCGCGCGAAAACCTGTTCTTGATAATGAAACATGCCACTGATTCGTGGCGATAAATAACCCGGCTAAAATTCCTACCAGATCGCCAAACATTCGCCGGCCCGCGGCATAGGTGAAATACACCGTCGCCGTTCCAACCAACGCCGAGGCAAAAAACATTGGCCAGACGCCGATGCCGAAAATGGCGATTAAGACAGCTTGCAGGTAGAAAAATAGCGCCTCGCGCCCGTTGCCACGTTCATAAAATGGCTGCAAGTGTCCATGGAGAATTGAAATCGCGTCCTCACCATTGGCAGCTTGATCGGGGAAAAGACCGCCCGGCATGGTGGTGATGTGCCAGAATCTGCCAAAAATCGCGAGCAACAAAATTATTCCCACTAATATTTTTCTGTTTGCTGGTGTCATGTGTATATTATAGGACTTTCGCTAATGGTTGACAAAAATGGTAAAAAGGAATATAATTGTGTGTTCTTTCCCAACCCCAGGAGTCTTTTTAAAGGAGTGAAGGAATGGTTGCAAATACAACCAAAAGAAAGACGACGGCTTCGAAAATTAGTGCGATTAAGGTTCGCGCCAACGATTTGTTCAATGCGATGGAACGCATTGCCAACAAGTTGTTCGACGACGACGAGCTGGAGGATACCTGCCGTCGCGTCGACATCGGCGACACGCAACTGTGGCTGAAACCGCCACCGATGCCCAACACGACGAATTTTTCGGTTCTTGTTACAACCGCAAAAATCGCAGGGTGGCGAATTACTAAGGAGTTGAAGGAGCGGATCAACTCCACATCCCTCGATTCTTCCTGGATTGCGTGGATTCTCGACGGTCTCGCGGGGATCGTTCAAGACCTGCAGGACAACAGGGCAACAGGTTTCGCCGCTACGTACAACGTCTGCTTTTATGAGACGGTCGTGGATGGCTACGAAACCGTCCTCGCACCGCTCTTGAAAAAGGCGGAAGAAGCCGGCTTGTAAGTAGTAAGTCGATTCGAGAAGCCGCGAGTCAACCGGAAGCTAAACCTAGCCTCCGGTTTTTTTATTCCTCTAGACAAAAATTTCCCCCTATGCTATTTTCCAAGCAGTTAGTAGGGGGAGGAAATACTAACACAAAGACAATTTAAATAAGACATTTTATATGGCATCATTAGAACCCGAAACAATCGCTCTTTTAAGGCGTCGCTTAGAGGAGGCGGAACGTAATATACAACTTTGTAGGCAATTACTCGGCGGAACCGCCCCAGGGAGCGGGTCGGATGTTTCATTACTCGTTTTTTCGTCATCGGCAAAGATGGACGCGATTGAAGTAGACGAAAATTTTGGAGGAAAAATTATTCACGGTGAGTTTGATGGCGAACACATGAAAGGCGAAGATGGTCAGTTGTATCCGGTTCCGGCCAACTATGCTTCAAAATCAAAATTGGTCGAAGGTGATAAACTTAAATTGGCTATCGAACAGGATGGCGCGTTTGTCTATAAACAGGTAGGACCAACTGATCGCATCCGTGTGCGCGGTGTTTTTGATATCAATGAACAAGGGCAGTATGTTGTAAAATCAGAAGATAAAGAATACCGCCTCCTGTTAGCATCCGTTACTTTTTATCACATTGACCGTGGCGATACCGTTACAATTTTGTTGCCGGCCGAAGGCAAAGCGGTTTGGGGTGCGGTGGAAAATGTTATCAAGGCCGGAAGTAAAAAAAGCGATGAAATAAGTGACGATGACGATGAAAAGGATGAAGAATTAGATGAAATTATCTAACTTACTAAAGATTTTTTTGTCTGGAGAGTTTATTCGGTTCGCCGTTGTCGGAGGAATCGGTTTTTGCGTGGACTTTGGCAGTTATTTGGTGATGACACGCATTCTCGGTTTGCGTTCAGTTTTTTGTTATGGCTTAGGTGAACAGCAATCATATTGGACGGCCCTGACGCAAAACGCCAGCGAAACGTGCAGTGTTTCGCATTTTCCGATCATTTTGGCCACGATGATCAGTGTCTTGTTGGCGATATTATCAAATTTTCTTTTCAATAAGTTTTGGACTTTCCGCAAGACTGCCGGAACGGGCGATGTGGCAAAACAAGGTTTAAGTTATTTTGGGTTAAATTTTGTAACTTATATTATGAATCAACTATTGGTTGGGTTTTTTGTTTCCGATTTTGGTCTGCTACGAGTTTTCCCAAACTACGTCGATGTGTCCGCGAAAGTCCTGGCCGTCGGTATTGTGCTTTTTTTCAATTTTTTCGGCTCAAAGTTTTTGGTGTTTCGGCGGGGGGAATAGATTTTACCTGCCGTAGAGACATTTGTCTGCGATAGAATTATTTTTGATATTCAGAACAATGTATATGGTATTTTGTATATAGTATATGGATTTATTGACCGAAGACATGAAACGAAATATTTTAAAAAAACTTTTATTGGTGCGGAATACTTGACGACAGATTCGCCTTCTAAATCAATATACTACATACCATATACAAAATACTCGCCGGCAGTGTTACACTGGAATTTCAATGGAAAATAACATCTCATCTCTAAACCAAGAGCGTACTCTTTATCGTAAGCATCGACCCCAAGCATTGTCGGATGTCTCCGGTCAGCAACATATTTTGGCGGTTATTAAAAATGCTTTAAGTGGGGGGAAAATTACGCATGCCTATCTGTTTTCCGGCCCTCGTGGAACCGGTAAAACTACTATCGCGCGTATTATAGCGAAGCGACTTAATTGCCAAAACGCGCAAGGTTCGGATCCTTGCGGGCAATGTTCACAATGTATTGCGTTTCAAAATAAAGCCTGCCTTGATCTGATAGAAATTGATGCTGCCAGTAATCGGGGTATCGACGAAATTCGCGCCCTAAAAGATCGGATTAGCTTGGCGCCAACAGCGGGAAAATATAAAGTCTATATTATCGACGAAGTGCATATGCTTACCAAAGAAGCATTTAATGCATTACTTAAAACGCTGGAGGAACCGCCAAGTCACGCTATCTTCATTTTAGCCACGACGGAGTTGCACAAAGTTCCCGAGACAATCAAGTCGCGCTGTCAGACTTTTATTTTTCGCAGGGCTTCGGCAGAACAATTAATTGAACGCTTGAAAAAGATTTCCGGGATTGAAAATGTGGAGATTGAAGACAGTGTGTTGAGTTTAATCGCGAGTCATAGCGAGGGTTGTTTTCGCGACGCCGAAGGTTTGCTCGGACAAGTAATTTCAATGCAGAGCGGTAAAATTTCCATTGGCGATGTGGAAACTATGCTTGGCGTAATTGGTTTTAAGGAAATTCAGAATTTTGTTGATAATATCTTGACCAGAAACGCGCAGGGTTCACTTCAGCAATTATTAAGAGTAATAGAGAGAGGCGCATCATTGAGACGCTTCGCGGATGACATCACGCGTTATTTGCGAGCGGTGGCAACTTTTACCATCGCGCAAACTTCTAACGAGTCTTTTGATCCGGAGGTTATGGAAAAATTGCAAATTCACGCGAAAAGTTACACTTTGGATAGTTTTACAAAATTATTAAGATTATTTTTACGTGCCAAATCGGAAATGCGCGACGTAACATATGAAGAATTGCCATTAGAACTGGTGATTATGGAGTGGTGCGGGGAAGTGCAAAACACAACATCATTGATTACTAAAACACAAAGTGTTGTTTCTCAACAACCAATTCAACAACCTGTCCAACCGTCGGTATTAGGAAAAATGGCTCAACCAATTATGAACGCGCCAATAATTGCTAGGGAATCTCCGGTACCTACAATCAATCGCTCACAGGACAAATTGGCGACAGATCAGCGAAATTCCATGGTGGAAAACCTAGAGTTATTTGAGAAGGTAATGGTGGTTTGGTCGCAATTTTTGGAAAAAACGAGGACATTAAATCCGCTTTTGCTTTCTACACTTGAGGCTTGTAAGCCAAGTATTGTAAGGGGAAATATGTTATATATGATTACCGAATTTAATCTCTACAAGGAACGCGTGACAGATAATCAGGTGCGTGAGTCTCTTGAAGACTTGTTGGCAAGCCTGGTTGGTGAAAAAATTCTGATGCGTGTGGCGCTTAAGAGTGAGGCTGTGGGAATGCGTTTACCTGAACCAAAATCTGGTAGCACAGTAGTAGTTGCCTCCATTGAAAGTCCTATTGCGATAAATACAAACCCAACAGCAGAAGCCCTGGCAGTATTAGGCGGGGAATTGGTGGGTGGGTAAGAACGTTAATTACCGAGAAATTTTTTGGTTGATAATTCCGTCCAGATTGAAATTTGTCGATTGAGCCAGGTACTTTTTTTAACAGTTAGCCGAATCAATCCAATATAGTTTGCGTCTTTATTGTGACGAAATACTGAATTATTGTTCTTAATTACAACTAGTAAATCATTCGGTTGAATCTGTAGTTTTTGTGACCATTGTATTCGTGATAAATTTATATCAGCGGTTTTGTGGATATATAGACTATATATTAATTCGGAGTCCTGTTTATTGGCATAGGTTTTCAACCATTGACGCATAATCATAATCGCCGATGGATCAGAGTTGCTGAATTGAACCCGCGCGGACACGTTCCATGGTTTTTGTTTTGATCCTTCGGCCCAATAAAGTGAAAGTCCGAAATTAAAGAATGGGTCAGAATATAGGTTGCTAAAATTTGCGGTGATTTCGTTTTTTAGTGAATTGGTTTTAGAAATTCTTTGATTTCTTTTTGCGAGTGCCCCCGCATTTTGACCGGCTTTACGTAGTGAATCCAGGCGTTTTTTTAATGGGGGCGCCAACTTGATTTTGCAAAGCCATGTAGAAAGAGTAGACTTTGTTACAGGAATTTGTTGAGCAATTTCACTATAGGAAAAACCTTGAAGTCGTAATTGTTCTGCCTCATGCCTTTCTTTAGTTTTAGATATCATATCAATTGGTGAGTTATTAGATGATATTGATTAGAACCAAGGTTAATAGTACCATAATAATAGATTGATAGTTAGTTAATCCGGGATCGTCTAACGGCAGGACGCCGCTCTTTGGAAGCGATAATCTTGGTTCGATTCCAAGTCCCGGAGCCAAAAAATATGGCCACCTTTAGGTGGCTGTATTTTTTGTGCGTTAGGGAAGCAACCACCTGCGTTGCTTGCTTTATGCGCCCATACCAATATTTTTCTTAATCCTTCCAAACGCGAATATCGCCGGTTTTAAAATTCCGGGAGCAAACTTTTGGTGAAAAACTCCTAAAAAATAAATAATTTTTGAAAATGAAAGATAGGATGGTTCAGCCTCATAACCGTATGCAACTCCATCAATACCGTATTTTTTCATAATCTTTTTTAATTTTCGAATACTATTACATTTGTAAATAGTCGGAAAAACATCTTCCTCGGTTCTACTATTTTGGACAACAGAAGTTATGCGCGAATGGTACTTATTG
This window of the bacterium genome carries:
- a CDS encoding DegT/DnrJ/EryC1/StrS family aminotransferase, with the translated sequence MIAISLAPNFETKDALLALKQLFLPWRWRKGTANQRLVAKLQAILGRKEIYTVNSARWGLYLLLQNLRLEKDTEVLLQAFTCVSVPGPVLWNNLKPVYVDILERELTMDPLDLERKITAKSRVIIVQHTFGIPARMDEIMTIAKKHNLIVIEDCAHTLGGKHRDKLLGTIGDASIFSFGRDKAISSVFGGAIMVNNQKVFTSIKSAVAELPLSKNGWVLQQLMHPILFELIIKPLYFTAQIGKIKLVFAQKVGLLSKAIASHEKSGGKPAFECAKLSNALAELACFQLSRLEAFNARRREIVEIYNKELHQSGFDGQSLLRYPIFVDEPRKLLLAARKEKILLGDWYEVIAPKDTDLKAVQYVAGSCPVAESVAKREINLPTYYTLKNSDLKKIVEFTLRTVPKVNGYFRDSP
- a CDS encoding peptidoglycan bridge formation glycyltransferase FemA/FemB family protein, yielding MQIKEITSKSDWEGFLITQNSNTFLHGWNYGVMQEKLGEKVIRFGCYENDVLVGVAMGVSVTARRGKFLFCPHGPIVVNNDSEKTEALILALKKSAQEISSAFLRISPLELQDGKNAELYKKLGMRPAPMHMHAETMWVLDIKPFEEDLMKGMRKTTRNLVRRAERDGVKIRISRDAKDLDVFEQLYKETADRENFVGFSRKYLEAEFNALVNDGQVFIALAEYQGDVISTALITVYGNTGFYHQGASTRKHAKVPGAYLLQWEIIRELKRLGIQRYNFWGISDDIKHPWAGLSLFKQGFGGYREDYLHAQDLPLKPSYWLTYIIEQIRRKKRGY
- a CDS encoding glycosyltransferase family 39 protein → MTPANRKILVGIILLLAIFGRFWHITTMPGGLFPDQAANGEDAISILHGHLQPFYERGNGREALFFYLQAVLIAIFGIGVWPMFFASALVGTATVYFTYAAGRRMFGDLVGILAGLFIATNQWHVSLSRTGFRAITIPLFMALTVYFFMGLFQTKNPKTRIWQAIGCGVSFGLGWYTYIAFRAFVGVIVIVAVVLLLQSLLRKPRLFGFKMYRGAIVALFLSAVVTMTPLFAYFNNHPGSFAGRSGQVSILNPDINKGNLLGTATDVLEKSILAFFTAGDVNPRHNVPGYPFLSPIPAVFGLIGIIIALIRSIQYLHRLLRGRHTGQTLAFFIMLLLLAIMLVPAVATAEGIPHGLRSIGEIPVVFWLAGIGGAWFIHRLKRLPSLNARRIAMGALLILLALTCVYDLFLYFGVSASLPKYWYEYRSDLTTVSNYLNQRAKLNSGRSYLVLDEFSVQTVHFLTTKYNYPYILLKPEKCETTTIQQGDVIIFNQSTLPDAERYINKHPEIKELMRTKNQFEETTMIVFGLKP
- a CDS encoding GtrA family protein produces the protein MKLSNLLKIFLSGEFIRFAVVGGIGFCVDFGSYLVMTRILGLRSVFCYGLGEQQSYWTALTQNASETCSVSHFPIILATMISVLLAILSNFLFNKFWTFRKTAGTGDVAKQGLSYFGLNFVTYIMNQLLVGFFVSDFGLLRVFPNYVDVSAKVLAVGIVLFFNFFGSKFLVFRRGE
- the dnaX gene encoding DNA polymerase III subunit gamma/tau, with protein sequence MENNISSLNQERTLYRKHRPQALSDVSGQQHILAVIKNALSGGKITHAYLFSGPRGTGKTTIARIIAKRLNCQNAQGSDPCGQCSQCIAFQNKACLDLIEIDAASNRGIDEIRALKDRISLAPTAGKYKVYIIDEVHMLTKEAFNALLKTLEEPPSHAIFILATTELHKVPETIKSRCQTFIFRRASAEQLIERLKKISGIENVEIEDSVLSLIASHSEGCFRDAEGLLGQVISMQSGKISIGDVETMLGVIGFKEIQNFVDNILTRNAQGSLQQLLRVIERGASLRRFADDITRYLRAVATFTIAQTSNESFDPEVMEKLQIHAKSYTLDSFTKLLRLFLRAKSEMRDVTYEELPLELVIMEWCGEVQNTTSLITKTQSVVSQQPIQQPVQPSVLGKMAQPIMNAPIIARESPVPTINRSQDKLATDQRNSMVENLELFEKVMVVWSQFLEKTRTLNPLLLSTLEACKPSIVRGNMLYMITEFNLYKERVTDNQVRESLEDLLASLVGEKILMRVALKSEAVGMRLPEPKSGSTVVVASIESPIAINTNPTAEALAVLGGELVGG
- a CDS encoding glycosyltransferase family 39 protein; translated protein: MVSRRLLPLPKGGWEGLRKFCAIPFLTHPLPPLNKGGKRDAHNLITTFTLFIILLSAFLIRLTHLTDRSLWFDEAFSWRLIQFPFLEFLQRAAADVHPILYYLILWLWNAPLHILGIDVSLFWLRLLSVLLSFATVLGVYFSGKVLFNSRRVGIIGALLTSVSAFQVQYAWETRMYTLGTLILCFALVYMIKTAQQTETKKIWRDGIILGLLIGALFHVHYFALFSIVGIFIFIGGYLILRLVKKPLVTLRSANTWSLVSGMILSVLIFLPWLTTFLKQRAQVQQSYWIPPMNDWSIPNTMSRLLLGGVSDFSHQTAIICTVLVALLLIIPLLFGRKKGDWLLVSSFIIPFLGAWYLSRGTSIYQDRYFVFASIPLIILLARSISLLPKKFYISSVVALIIAGYGFYTVNQFWTSLHFQDHPGTVTAVQYLRQNANQNEPILVSSSFVYFSVLFHSSVPFFNKEGRPSGRASLIRAGQGEITPPRLYSETGELSHFSGGPILTKDDIVGPEIFQEKPDVIWAVDTTGFGGSKLSVSDEYKLESEKSFSELFGYQGDIVVRKYFKGNP